A DNA window from Arachis hypogaea cultivar Tifrunner chromosome 18, arahy.Tifrunner.gnm2.J5K5, whole genome shotgun sequence contains the following coding sequences:
- the LOC112769556 gene encoding protein FAR1-RELATED SEQUENCE 5-like, whose amino-acid sequence MHAKCVITDNNEAGIRPNKTYLALANEVGRSANLGFLEKDIRNYITRNLQCSDDNEYFQGMMNYFVRMKEINPNFFYAIDIDDANKFRSALWVDARCRVSYEYYGDVVSFDTTYRRNRHGLPFASFVGVNHHGKSTLLGCALLGSEEIPSFEWVFTQWVRCVGTAPRGIITDQCKAMTGAIRKVLPDTVHRWCIWHIMKKSQFKLGGYARYGELNAIMNHIVWNSPLTESFEADWAGFIKQFKLGQNRWLAGMRSTQRSESMHAFYGGYLHCKSGLVQFVHEYDNVLGTKEQKEMEDDAADSKGVISCIGSTSIERQFQQEYTSMDEQKEFWGKPVYHTFRVDFDPLSRKGQREYNKFESAGILCCHTLTVWSYYRVDTIPSCYVLPRCSKNVIRKHTYIKGSHDVARSDESNNLFRHLCSEFYNVAQEFVACDEEAAILRAALWDAKSKLTDYRASMRSNTIAASQNTVPAQCTGGAIVHDIQGPSRVKTKGRPKGKRLRAELDKSIKKSMQKRKRKSHLDEVDLPSDNDHHGSLNKRFEDSTMWNSSDGGGFMHLLNSFRHI is encoded by the exons TTAGAAATTACATCACACGCAATCTCCAATGCTCCGATGACAATGAGTACTTCCAGGGGATGATGAATTATTTCGTTCGAATGAAGGAGATCAATCCCAACTTCTTTTATGCCATAGATATTGACGATGCTAATAAATTTAGGAGCGCactctgggtagatgcaaggtgcAGGGTTTCGTATGAATATTACGGAGATGTGGTGTCGTTTGACACCACATACAGAAGAAACAG GCATGGTCTGCCGTTTGCATCCTTTGTAGGTGTAAACCACCATGGGAAGTCTACTCTTCTTGGTTGTGCTTTACTTGGGAGCGAGGAGATCCCTAGTTTTGAATGGGTGTTCACGCAGTGGGTGAGATGTGTCGGGACTGCACCAAGGGGGATTATCACTGACCAGTGCAAGGCGATGACTGGTGCTATTAGGAAGGTCCTACCTGACACTGTCCACCGATGGTGCATCTGGCACATAATGAAGAAATCACAATTCAAGCTCGGTGGATATGCTAGGTACGGAGAACTGAATGCAATAATGAATCACATTGTGTGGAATTCTCCTTTGACTGAATCATTCGAGGCTGATTGGGCTGGTTTCATCAAACAGTTTAAGTTAGGCCAGAACAGATGGTTAGCAG GCATGAGGAGTACACAACGTAGTGAAAGTATGCACGCATTTTATGGTGGATACCTGCATTGCAAGAGTGGGTTGGTTCAGTTCGTCCATGAATACGATAATGTTCTTGGAACCAAGGAGCAAAAGGAGATGGAAGATGATGCTGCGGACTCGAAAGGAGTCATCTCATGTATAGGGAGCACGAGCATTGAGAGACAGTTTCAGCAGGAATACACTAGTA TGGACGAGCAGAAGGAATTCTGGGGGAAGCCTGTCTACCATACTTTCAGGGTCGACTTTGACCCTTTGAGTCGAAAGGGTCAGCGCGAGTACAACAAGTTTGAATCCGCTGGTATATTGTGTTGCCACACCCTTACGGTCTGGTCATACTACAGAGTTGACACAATACCGAGCTGCTATGTTCTTCCTCGATGTAGTAAGAATGTCATCCGCAAACACACTTACATCAAGGGTAGCCATGACGTGGCTCGGAGTGATGAAAGCAACAACTTGTTCAGGCATCTGTGTTCAGAGTTCTATAACGTTGCGCAGGAGTTTGTTGCTTGTGATGAGGAAGCAGCCATCTTGCGAGCTGCCCTTTGGGATGCAAAGTCCAAGCTGACTGATTACCGTGCTAGCATGCGTTCTAATACTATTGCTGCGTCTCAGAATACCGTGCCCGCACAGTGCACAGGCGGTGCGATTGTACATGACATACAGGGACCCTCAAGAGTCAAAACCAAAGGACGGCCTAAGGGTAAGAGACTTAGAGCAGAGTTGGACAAGTCAATTAAGAAATCAATGCAAAAAAGGAAGAGGAAATCACATCTG GATGAGGTTGACCTTCCGTCAGATAATGATCATCATGGGTCCCTTAATAAAAGATTTGAGGATTCTACTATGTGGAATTCATCGGATGGTGGCGGATTCATGCACCTGTTGAATTCTTTTAGGCATATATAG